A segment of the Zalophus californianus isolate mZalCal1 chromosome 15, mZalCal1.pri.v2, whole genome shotgun sequence genome:
CTACATCACTGGAGTTCCCTTAtccattttaagattttagttttttattttattaatgatttgctttcattttcGTTTTAAGGCTCTGGAGAAAAATCAGCAGTGGCTTGTGTATGATCAGCAACGGGAGGCCTATGTAAAAGGACTTTTAGCCAAGATCTTCGAGTTGGAACAGAAATCAGAAACAGCTGCTCATTCACTCCCACAGCAGACAAAAAAGGCTGAATCAGAAGGTACTggtataaaaatgttcttttggggTAGGCCTGCCTGACATTTTCCAAAAGGAGAAATTTAtcaaatttagatttttataaatgtgttagAAAGTGAATTAAGCAAGTCTTATAACTGAAGTAAGAAAGACCATGTTAGCAAGTCTGTCTTCTCATTGTTTTCTGAAAAAAGCGGACAGAGGCACAGGGTAACGGATCTCTGGCAGTTCTGAAGGCACATCAAATTTTCTCCTTCGTGCATGTCCTTCCCCACCTTCAAAGATCTTCTCTAACTTCTTTGCTCTTAGAGTTGGCCTTGTCAGTGATTATCTTTTTACCCTGTTTCCTTTCATGCATTCATATCACTCCCAGGAGAAAGAATACATCTTATAgatgattcttcagtcttttgaATCTCCCACAGAATTGAAATGAAGGCTCCTAGGGAAGATGCAATCTTTTGCTAAATGCTTTGCAGCTTCCCTGGCATTGAGTTTCACAAGAACCCTAAGAGGTAGGGCAAGAGGAGTCAttattctccttttacagatggggaaataggTTCAGCAGTTCTAGGTGATGAgctaagaaaagaagagaaatccccatgcaaagcactttttaaaagactgacagCCCTAACGGGACtcaagcttttaattttgaattatataaagAGAAGGCTAAAGAAAGGCAGGCAAGGCTCATAATCTTGGAGCTTCAcgtttgaatatttaaaatgaagctaatgctaaaaaagaaaacataaaaagaattgGGGACAATGTTACTTTACTGTAATGCCTTTATAAGAATATTACGCATTAAAGTAAGATTTTAGTGGTGAGCTAagtcaaatttctttctttggcaATAGTGTTCTccccgtgtgtgtatgtgttttatcaAAGTAATATAAGCTCTTGTTAAAGTAATTTAGTAGTAGTATAGAAGGGCCTGTCCCTCCTTTCCCaatctctctttccccctcccatcAGGGCAgctgcttttaacatttttttttaaattttggtaattatatatataaataatgagcATATGTCTCCATTTGTTGATTTATCTTCTTTAGACATCGGTTACTTTCCCTTCCCGTTGAATAGCTATATTACTGTTTCCAGTTCTTCTCTTTATTAGGTTAACTTCAAATAATGTACCTGAACTCCTTTTTCTTGTTCCATCAAATATCAACTCTATCTCTTGACTCTTCATTTTGTAAGATCTTATTTATAGAAATGTGTTTAGTTTTAACTGCTTGggaatattattatataaagtgTTGTGCCCTGATGTGTTTGTCATAGGTTATCttcaagaagaaaatcaaaaatattaCAACCATCTTTTGGCAAATGCAAAAAAAGATCTTGAGGTTGAACGAGAGACCATAACTCAGTTGAGTTTTGAACTTAGTGAATTTcgaagaaaatatgaagaaacccAAAAAGAAGTTCAAGATTTAAATCAACTGTTGTGTTCCCAAAGAAAGGCAGATGTACAACATCTGGAAGACAATAGGCATAAAACGGAGAAAATACAAAGGCTCCAGGAAGAGAATGATATTGCTAGGGAAAAActtgaagaagagaagaagagatcTGAAGAGCTCTTATCTCAGGTGAGCCTAACCAGTAAAGACTTTCCATGATTCCAAATTCGAAAGTCTCATGGTACTCAGCAGCGTCAGGGGCTATTTTAACTACTAGGGAACCAGCAAGGAACAAAACCAGTTCCTGCCCTGCCATGGGATTCTTCTTTAGAATAGAAACAGACCATAAGCAAGTACCTAAATACCCAAgtaaattcaagaaaataaagcagggcaaCACGACATGGAGAAATTGGGGGCCAGGGACAGTACTTGGACAAAGGCCTTTTGGCAAGAAGGAACCAATGAGGTGAGCGACTGGGAATTAACTCCTGTGGAGAAGCTCATGTACACGAAGGCTGTCCGTGAGAAGGAGGCAGGTGTGTGGGAGAAGCCAGAAGGTATGACGCAAAGAGGGGAATCAGTGCTGGCTCCCAGGCTGGCACCTTGATCACGATGATGGTGTGCTCATGTGAATTCACGCAGGACCTTCCATGTTCTCATTATACTCACCACCTTCTGCAGACTGTCTGTGTCAGTGACGATGGAGTCACTAAGTTAGGATCATTAGAATTGTATACTACCTCAGCAGAAACCATTAATTTAAATCTTCCTGGGCAGCAGGGAATATTGGAAAAAACATTATTTGGGGTCCATACCTGGTGTGTAGTTCAGGATGTGTAGCCTTAGGATAATCAGCTACCTTCTCTGACTTGCAGGTCACTGATGTGTCAAATTAGTAACCACAATCTCTTTTTGCTTCCTGGGGCTTTTGTGAAGGTCAACTGGGAGAATGTGAAAGTGCTCTGTAAAGTCAAGGGCTGGGTAGATGTCAGTTATTGCTACTATTAAaatagaagtaatttttaaacatCATCCAAAAGTTGAGAGAGGGATTAAAAAACAGTCTGTAACATTTGCCTTCTTAGTCTTTACCACCCTGGCTTCTGCCTATAAGCGTGAGCAGTGATATTTACAAAAGATGAAGCAGAAATGGTCGGGAGTTTTATTCCACCTCTGCGGGCAAGGAGGGCAAGGCATTGCCAGCTTTGTTATCCTACTCAGAAATATTAGTGGATGTCAGAACTTCCAGGAAAGTGGGTGTGTGCATTGTAGAGTTGGGTGCTGTTCATCGAAGTGCAGTCTGTGCCCCAGGGAACTCTCAGCCAGGGTGGGACTGCTCAGCTGCTTGAATAGATGGCCATTAAACAAGCTGCTGCAGTGACTCAGCCCAACGAGCAGGTGTGGTCCCAGATAGAGATGTGAGATTTGTGAGCCTCTCCTGCGTCCCAGCTCACGCAATAAAAGATCGGATATGACAGTGTGGGCTCTGTTTACATCTGACAGGTCCAGTTTCTTTACACGTCTCTGCTAAAGCATCAAGAGGAACAAACAAGGGTAGCTCTGCTGGAACAACAGGTACTTATTGGGGTTGCTCCTATATTCAACTGAACCTGTTAGGAAATGGAATGTTTCCTCCTGTTTACACTATTCTGTGAAGAACCATTTGAAAatcatgaattttttctttttttttttttttagagtggaaCCAATTGAGCCAGGGGGtcaggggtaggggcaaagggagagggagagaaagaatcttaagcaggctccatgcccatcctCCATGCGGGGCTGAATCTCATAaacctgagatcatcacctgagccaaagtcaagagttggacgtctaaccaactgagccagccaggtgcccctgaaagatgttttttaacaaactttaacaaaaacaaaaaattaagtgaCTATCTGTCTGATAGTCATATATTCCGGTCTTTGAGCTAAGCCAGATTCTCTGAGCTGGGATGGCAATTGTTTTGATAGGGTGTTGTTGCCCTTAGCAAATTTTATTCTTCCCGCATGGCTTCTGTAGTCCCTACTCTAGCCTAGCAGGATCTCCCCCAGAAGGCTACCTTATAACTTCAAGTAGAACTCAGAGAGATACCATTTATTCTCAGAATAGAGACCAGAGGTTTTCAGTGTATTCCAAACCAGGGAACAGCcatctctttcccttcttccccttccccacaaagagggggatggggaggagaaatTCCAGCCAGCAACTTGTTAAGTTCCTCCTCACTCACCTATACTTCAAGCATTGGCTTTGCTCCTTGGACAAACCAAAACCTCAACTGTAGCTTCTTCATTTATCATCTCATTGATGAATTCTGGCTGCGAAGGCACAAATGCTTGCCTCTTGTGCTAATAAAAACGTTCAAGCATCTAGTCAAGAGAACTGGACAGGACATATTAACCCATAATTGTCTTGTCCTGGGCATTTGTTCCAGATGCACGCATGTACATTagactttgaaaatgaaaaacttgaCCGTCAAAATATGCAGCACCAACTGCACGTAATTCTTAAGGAGCTCCGAAAAGCAAGAAATCAAATAACACAGTTGGAATCCTTGGTGAGTCTGGAATGGTTAAActaaaactcattttcttctttctcttgatgCCATTTTCCCATTGATTTATCAAACCAGTTCCCAAACTAGGAGGATACAGCTTAAGAATGGCTGTTTCTTAAATCAGTAGGCAGAACCCCTGCTTCATCTGAAGCAGCTGCCTTTTGAGCATCAGTTCAGAGCACTGGAAAGAGGGACATTACGTGCCTCTGCATCATGCCAGCCTTAGTGGTACCTGGGATCGTCTCTCCCCGCCCCAGCCTGGGGATTCTAGAGGAACGACACAGGGCCTGCCCTGGGGGGGGCCGGGAGGAGGGAGCGCAGTTGTAAATCCTGAACTGAAGctatgtttttctatttaaaaagaaagaaagaaatgccatttTTAGTGCTAATGGATTGTTCCTGTTAAGACACTGTTTTAGGCATATTGAGCTAAACACATTTTGTGGGTTACCTTGAAcacataatcttttaaaacataaacctTTTAAATACGATTTTTTCTATGAGGAAGTGATTTTTGACTTACTATTTTCATCTTACTAATAAGCCTTTGGGCCAAACCTGTTGggatccgtgtgtgtgtgtgggtgggtgtccCATTAGTACATATCTTATACATGACCCTAGTACTGCAGAATATTTGCAGAtggtgaaatgttaaaaataaaattcctgttttgaaagagaaaaaaaaacttgttaaaaaAGTCATTTGTAGCTTCTTtatgaataaaagacaaaatatattttgactcTGTTCTTTAGCACGTCATTGATTTTGaccatttataatattttgaaattgaaattttcatttctgttactcTTTTTCAAAGTATAGAAAGCTGGAGGGTATATAAGAGAATCCGTAATTTTCCTGTACTTTTCTTTGTGTCCCTGCTGTCATCTTTAGAGTATGccctaaaatacttatttttaagctttatcGACTATTCTAagttcctcaggaaaaaaaaaacatgaaaaaggaaagtcataaagatattttacaatattttcatcatttctgtGTGTAACCTGTTTGATCTGCCAAAATTTTTTGCTACTCTTAattctatgttattttttttattgctgaacttGCCCCTTTTTTACAAAACTAGCAAATTTTGTCAGCCTTGTACATGGGTCTACCTTTACATTTGGCTCTaagtattttaatgaaatctatCCATGTAGACACTCAATCCTAGTACTTCTTGGGTAATTTATAACCACCtcctatacatttatttttcagaagcaGCTTCGTGAGCTTGCCTTCACAGAGCCACTAGTCACTTTCCAAGGAGAGTCTGAAAACAGAGTAAAAGTTGCTTCACCAAAAAGTCCCACTGCTGCACTAAATGAAAGCCTGGTGGAGTGTCCCAAGTGCAATATACAGTATCCAGCCACCGAACACCGGGATCTCCTCGTCCACGTTGAATACTGTTCCAAATAGCAATataattattctttgtttttgtgtcaAAAGGTTCAGTACTGTATTTTATGTTAGCTTGTGGACATTTTGAATTACTTATTTCACCTCTTCTATAAGAAACTGCCTCTCTCCCTTTGAGACTCTGGCATAGGAGTGAATCATTGTATTTTTGGGGCTGCTTTGCATTTTCCTTGGCAGCAGCGATACCTCCCTGAGATGGTTCATCTTCAGGCTTCACTTATCGAATGTGTGCGCTGAGACAGCTGACATTTTGCACTGTTAAAAATACTTGATGAGGAAAAGATAGTTCAGGTGATTGCTCGTGGGTTAAATCTGTTGTACCAGCAagtacatattttatgttttgtagatttttaaaaatcaaagttaacTAACCAAGGATCTTACCGTGTTGGCTTTCGTTATCCAAGCTTTGTAAACCTACAATTCCGATTTTCATGGCCATTGTTATAAGGTGGTAatactttctatatttttccctttcttttataaGGCGGTTTTTAGAAAAGTTGGAGATTTTCTTGATCTTCTTTGCTGCTTACTGTTGAAACCGAGCTGTGTTCTAAGCACGAAGCAGATTCTGCTTAAGGAATACTCAGTGGCCACACAATGTTCTCTTTCATACTAATCGGCTATAACTTTAACTTGAATTTCATTAGCACATGTTGGTCAGTTAAAGatgttaaaatgaattttagcaAAACCATCTAGCCCTCTCATTTGATTggcaggtattttatttatttatttttggcactCTTAAAGTTGGGCAGTGTAATAAGCAGATATTTGCttatctgaatatatatttttatacatgtgtgtgtaaacccccaatttttttatttcttcaggttTTCTAAAATGCTGAACACTGGGCTACTGTTAGTAATATaaaggagaaaggaataaaattatttaataagtttTAATATGTGTAGTGTATATCTGCATAGATAGGTATTCTCAGATTTCTATCCTGAGAGGTGTGCCCATGTAAGGACTCACTTACAGTGTAAAATGATAAGGTAAAGAGCCATTGAAAGCAAAAAGTacatgaggctcagaaaggttaagcagAATCCccacaatcatttaaaaaagaaacatacacatTCTTGGGTTTCAAACTCCTAAGTCAGCTCCAAAGCCAGTCTTCTCTCTACCCTGCCAGAAAACCCTTGTGAATTCTCCAAACTCATATACTTAGGGGATATTATAACCGGAGTAATGGAATGTTCCTTAAGTCAGAGAGGACAACAGCAGAACACACCAATTGATTCCTTCCATCCCTCTGGTCTGAGAAGTTCTGCCTCGTCAAGCCGCTCCTCCACCTGGATCCTTCCATGCATCCTTGCTATGCTAGTTCTCCGACATCTCTAATCTCATTCTCCAAATACCTGTTAAATGCCAACTACGTGCAAGTCCCTGGGCTAGGTATGAGTGACGCAGTGATAATAAAATGCAGCCCCATCTTCGTCCCCTAGTAGAGAAGGCCAATATCTAACAGATAAGTATAACACATTTTAGGAGGTGCTATAATCAAGGTATATGGAGGGTACAGAAAGTGCCTTATTCTAATGAAGACTGAAGATCTTACTCTCGAAAGATGCAAACCTTATACTAAGATAAAAGTAGGAAATAGAGTAAAACAAGACTAAGAAGTAAAACGGAGCCACTCCTAAGGGTAGCCCCCCAAGGCAGGCCATGTAGGACTGTTTCTGAGAGGTGAGCCTGGTGCTGAGCACAGGGAAACAGTCCTGCACGCCGTTCACGTGGTTCACACATACAGCTCACCTCCAAGGGAAACCACTACAGCCATCCTGGGGCTGAGGCTGTGAAGCGATTTCTCTCGTGTGCCTTCACGGAGAAGAAACCATAGAATGGAGCGGCCCAGAGCCTCAGCATAGCCTTAGCGTCAGCACAGCAGTCGGTTCCACTCTGCTGGTGTCTCACCGGCTTTCTTCCGCGGGG
Coding sequences within it:
- the CEP55 gene encoding centrosomal protein of 55 kDa — encoded protein: MASRSPKGLIKGKWGSKPSNSKSETALEKFRGEIAALKTSVDEITSGKGKLTDKDRHRLLEKIRVLEAEREKNAYHLTEKDKEIQRLREQLKAKYSNTALLEQLEEKTKEGERREQLLKSLSEETDVLKKQLSATTAKLAELESKASTLRLSQTVATSCFNSSMNNIHEMEIQLKDALEKNQQWLVYDQQREAYVKGLLAKIFELEQKSETAAHSLPQQTKKAESEGYLQEENQKYYNHLLANAKKDLEVERETITQLSFELSEFRRKYEETQKEVQDLNQLLCSQRKADVQHLEDNRHKTEKIQRLQEENDIAREKLEEEKKRSEELLSQVQFLYTSLLKHQEEQTRVALLEQQMHACTLDFENEKLDRQNMQHQLHVILKELRKARNQITQLESLKQLRELAFTEPLVTFQGESENRVKVASPKSPTAALNESLVECPKCNIQYPATEHRDLLVHVEYCSK